A DNA window from Vagococcus penaei contains the following coding sequences:
- a CDS encoding TrmB family transcriptional regulator, whose protein sequence is METIIQIMKKYNFSEMETLVYITLLERGALTGYEVSKQSGVARSKVYNILEKLLKKDLVIVNKSEPKLYCALPAEEFISRLEEETTRDLQLLDRQLGNIKEYEEDEMLWKLEGYDNLLKKVGFLIGQTQSSLLMQIWVEDLSPELVKALLTVEQRVSQFVLIVFSRDKVYDLPFKKYYRHGFEDEKLQDFGTRWINLVVDEVEVIFGTIDDTNSSIDVTLTRNQAMVSLSKEYIKHDAYTLKIIADLPKELQQKYGEHFEKVRSIYWEE, encoded by the coding sequence ATGGAAACGATTATACAAATAATGAAGAAATATAATTTTTCAGAAATGGAGACACTAGTTTACATCACTTTGCTTGAAAGAGGTGCTTTAACTGGATATGAAGTGAGTAAACAATCGGGTGTTGCTCGATCAAAAGTGTATAACATTTTAGAAAAATTATTAAAAAAAGATTTGGTTATCGTCAATAAATCAGAACCAAAGTTATACTGCGCATTACCAGCAGAAGAATTTATCAGTCGTCTGGAGGAAGAAACCACACGAGATTTACAACTACTAGATCGACAACTGGGTAATATTAAAGAGTATGAAGAAGATGAGATGCTATGGAAATTAGAGGGCTATGATAACTTATTAAAAAAAGTTGGCTTTCTTATTGGACAGACACAATCGAGTCTCCTAATGCAGATTTGGGTTGAGGATTTGTCGCCTGAACTTGTAAAGGCTTTATTAACAGTTGAGCAACGAGTTTCTCAGTTCGTGCTAATTGTTTTTAGCCGTGATAAAGTTTATGATTTACCATTTAAAAAATATTATCGACATGGGTTTGAAGATGAAAAGCTTCAAGATTTTGGTACACGTTGGATTAATCTTGTTGTTGATGAAGTAGAAGTGATATTTGGGACAATTGATGACACGAATAGTAGTATTGATGTGACATTAACCAGAAATCAAGCGATGGTAAGCTTATCAAAAGAGTATATAAAACACGATGCGTATACTTTGAAAATTATAGCTGATTTACCGAAAGAATTACAACAGAAATATGGAGAACATTTTGAAAAAGTAAGATCAATATATTGGGAGGAATAG
- a CDS encoding sulfite exporter TauE/SafE family protein, producing the protein MFKAVLLGLIVLVNLSFLIIFIKDLMSHKQELKEEPASSKGLPFSSFIIFFLSTFGISDFAIGTVLYPKMKWVSMKKLPGTLNTQCVIPVATMALSYISSIDVGVKTLVVCIVAQVIGAYIGPRFVVKLPERTIKLFVGFGLIVAAFLIFAGQVNWIPSNGTATELYGIKLVITALLLFAYGALNNIGIGSYALTMVTVYLMGMNPIAAFPIMMGACTFSIPVGSIQFVKFGEYSRKITLFTSTFGVLGVLVAVFLVKSLNTYMLKWLVIIVLLYSSYTMLISFVNKKVKA; encoded by the coding sequence ATGTTTAAAGCAGTTTTGTTAGGATTAATTGTTTTAGTCAATTTGAGTTTTTTAATTATTTTTATTAAAGATTTAATGAGTCATAAGCAAGAATTAAAAGAAGAACCAGCGAGTAGCAAAGGTTTGCCATTTTCATCATTTATTATCTTTTTCTTATCAACCTTTGGTATTTCCGATTTTGCAATAGGTACAGTACTCTATCCTAAAATGAAATGGGTGAGTATGAAGAAACTACCTGGAACACTAAATACACAATGTGTTATTCCAGTAGCGACAATGGCATTATCTTATATTTCTTCGATTGATGTAGGTGTTAAAACATTAGTTGTCTGTATCGTGGCTCAGGTTATCGGTGCTTATATTGGACCACGTTTTGTTGTTAAATTACCAGAACGCACCATTAAATTGTTTGTTGGGTTTGGTTTAATTGTTGCTGCCTTCTTAATTTTTGCAGGTCAAGTAAATTGGATTCCATCAAATGGAACAGCAACTGAATTATATGGTATCAAATTAGTTATTACAGCATTATTATTATTTGCTTATGGTGCTTTGAATAATATTGGAATTGGGTCATATGCTTTAACAATGGTTACAGTTTATTTAATGGGAATGAATCCAATTGCAGCATTTCCAATTATGATGGGTGCTTGTACATTCTCAATCCCTGTTGGTAGTATTCAATTTGTTAAATTTGGTGAATACAGCCGTAAGATTACGCTATTTACATCAACTTTTGGTGTGTTAGGTGTATTGGTCGCAGTATTTTTAGTTAAGAGTTTGAACACATATATGTTAAAATGGTTAGTTATTATTGTATTACTTTATAGTTCATACACAATGTTAATTTCATTTGTGAATAAAAAAGTAAAAGCTTAA
- a CDS encoding ornithine cyclodeaminase family protein: MLVLTAQEIKECCSMRQAIDADKEALGLYTAQKSIVPLRTNIPVETQKGQSLYMPAYVGGAEEALGIKIVSVYPNNIEKGLPSVPASMVVINPETGIVSAIMDGTYLTQLRTGAVQGAATELLARKDAKIGALIGTGGQAASQLEAMITVRELSEVRIFDIDFERASSFAKTMSERFGINAIPTKTAEECVTGADIITTVTTSRRATFSAEWVKPGAHINGVGSYTPEMCEIPVELLQKADCIVFDTMDGVLQEAGDFIHPLANGELEESAITGELGQLVNGEITGRTSDEQITVFKTVGSAVLDVYVANQIVKNAEAKQLGTVIEM; encoded by the coding sequence ATGTTAGTTTTAACTGCACAAGAAATCAAAGAATGTTGTTCTATGCGTCAAGCAATTGATGCAGATAAAGAGGCTTTAGGTCTGTATACAGCTCAAAAATCAATTGTCCCTTTACGGACAAATATTCCAGTAGAGACACAAAAAGGTCAAAGTTTATATATGCCAGCTTATGTTGGTGGTGCTGAAGAAGCATTAGGAATCAAAATAGTTTCAGTTTATCCAAATAATATTGAAAAAGGTCTACCAAGTGTGCCAGCGAGTATGGTTGTGATTAACCCAGAAACAGGTATTGTATCTGCAATTATGGATGGAACATACTTAACTCAATTAAGAACAGGTGCTGTTCAAGGCGCAGCAACTGAATTATTAGCTAGAAAAGATGCTAAAATTGGTGCTTTAATTGGAACTGGTGGTCAAGCAGCGAGTCAATTAGAAGCGATGATTACAGTACGTGAATTAAGTGAAGTTCGAATTTTTGATATTGATTTTGAACGTGCGTCTTCTTTTGCCAAAACAATGTCTGAGCGTTTTGGAATTAATGCTATTCCAACTAAAACTGCTGAAGAATGTGTGACTGGAGCTGATATTATTACAACAGTGACTACATCAAGACGTGCAACCTTTAGTGCGGAATGGGTAAAACCTGGTGCACATATTAATGGCGTGGGCTCATATACACCAGAGATGTGTGAAATTCCGGTTGAACTATTACAAAAAGCCGATTGTATTGTGTTTGATACAATGGATGGCGTGTTACAAGAAGCTGGTGACTTTATTCATCCACTAGCAAATGGTGAATTAGAAGAATCTGCTATTACTGGAGAACTTGGTCAATTAGTGAACGGTGAGATAACTGGTCGAACAAGTGATGAACAAATTACAGTCTTTAAAACAGTTGGGTCAGCAGTATTAGACGTTTATGTTGCGAATCAAATCGTTAAAAATGCTGAAGCAAAACAATTAGGAACGGTTATTGAGATGTAA